gctgccGGCAGCGTGTGCCAGGTGGGCAAGCCAAGTGGGAGTGGGAGTTACCCGGGGTTTGTGGAGCCAACTCGCTTGGTATTATGTGGAGCCACAAACTCGCTGGATATccaaaaaatatctgtgtgcAGGGTATATGAAAAGTGAATGTAGTGTTTCTTCTTATGAGGCAATGTGGGGACCTTCATCTGTGTATTTATGTGCAGTCATTTTTGAGTGACAGCCATGTTTGAAATAGGaattttccagtcttttctgtaataaaaagagtaaaacaaaatgctatGGAGGAAATGCATGAAGCACCCCTTTTCTGAGGGAACCTACTGTTaaactgtgctgctgcctgcttgcctTCAGACTCCAGCATGTATGCAGTTATGTGATAACATTAACACTTCCCATCTGCAAACCCTTTCCTCTTGGTGGCTCAAGCTGCACTAACGAACCGTTCCAGAAAGCCGAACCGTGCGATTCAAAGGCTGCTGGTGTTCTGCTCTTCCCAGTCCTCTCTGCTTCAGGCGTGAAGTCAGGAGGGACGCATTACAAAACTGAGCGAAAATGAAGTCATTGAGCATTAATTTTGGAGCAGCCCTGCATGCACTACAGTGATCCTGAAATGATCTGTGTTAGTGCTGGGCCAGGGCGGAGGTTATGTATCGCTTGGGGCGCTTCCTTGAGCAGAGCGGGTCCGAGAACGCCCTTCTGGTAAGAGCAGCGCTGGGCGTGCGTGAGAGTGCCTCTGGTCTGCTCGCTGAGTGGGCAGGCTGGAAAGGTGCCGCTTAGCTGCAGCTGGGAATTCAGAATGAGTTTCATACTTTGTGGATGTTTTCTCATTCCTttgtttaaattacattttagaaaacatttccttatgCGGTgtagcttgtttgtttgttttgcaagagTTGTGAATTAAACATGCAAAGAGACTTTGGGATCATGGCCAAGGTTAGAAATGGTTCATaggaagaaagcattttaagtaCGTGAATAATTCCTTTGACTTGAAGTTGAGGTTGcgttttcttttgggtttttttgttttttttcccagttagtGTCTAGCATGCAAACAAACATGCAGTATATATAGCTCTTGTGACTGATAGCATCCAAAAGAAAAGTCCTTCATGTTAGGGAGCAGTTAAAGAgcaattgaattttttttttcctatcaagGAATAgtaaggggattttttttgtttgttttgttctttttttgaaaggacTCTTCTGCTCCAGAGGAACACTTGGCAGGTATGGATGCTTTTCTCAATACTACGTGCCTTCACTGTCAAATACCCAGTGCATGCCTACACTCTTGTGCCTTGGGGTTTTCTTTGCAGCGCTGTGTTTAATTTTACTGCCATCTCCCCTCCTTACCTCCCTTCCCTCATAAACAAGTGAGATGGTGGAGGTAGAAGGGGAAAGAGTTCTGGGTAGGGCAGTTGTACCAGAGGAGCCTTACAGCTCCTGCTGCCGTGGGTCTgggtttgcagcagcagcagctgcgtGCCCCAGTCAGCACTTGGCTCTCGGTTTTGCAGCCTTGTTGGTCGCGTTGGTCTGTGGAGCTGCAGGGGGGCTGTCTGTGTTGGCCGAAGCCAGTCTGTGGGGCCTCCTGTCTCTAAAGCAGGCTCTTATCAGGGGTGGGCAGGACGGACCTGTTTTGGGAGAGTGGGGCAGGCTGATTACGAGCGTGGTGACCCCTCCCTTTGGTGCTGATGGAGGTGACCAAGCACCGAGCGTTGGGAGCCTTAGGGCTAGTGTCAGTGGTGCAAAATGAAATAGCGGCTGAGCCAGCACAGTTCAGACCAACACAGTCACCTTCAGTGGTGTGCGAGGCCCTTGGACGTTAAGAAGACAACTGATTTCTGAGTTGCAGAGACTGACACCTCCTTCCCTGCACGTGTATGGACCCAGGCCTGAGTTGCAGGGCCCCAGCAATGGAAGACCTTGTCctctttgtttcccttcctttttttttttttttatggcagaGCGTCTTAGGACTTGATTGTTTCTTTAAGAACTGCATGCCTGTGAGTTGAACAGTGGAGCCCAGGTTGTTTGCATCTGGAATTAGATTTGCTTCTTGGATCTGATTAAACATTTAACCAAAAGTAAATAGGGAAGCACACTGCTGTTGCATCAAGGTAGCCTGTGAGCAAGAAACCTGCCCGCAGCGTGTGCCTGGTGCCAGGGACCTGGCCAGGTGGGGAGCCTTGCCTTCCAAGCAGAGAGCCTGTCCTCTCTCCATGCACTGTGCAGGATGTGATTTCCCCAAGTAGTGAGCCAGATACTTCCGTTGTAGCAGtgtgtgtatttctgtatttctccttcctcctccttttttgccttttgtctGTAACATGgccttttgtgctttttttgcaAAGTCACTGTTCCAGGCTGACCTTTGTCCAGCTGTTCCCTCTCCGTTCTGCTTTCCTGCCCCTTGAAATCTTTTCTGCAATTGAGGGACAGCGCTTTGCCCACATGAGCTCATCTCTGGGAGCAAAGCGTCCCATCCCTCTTTGGTACAGCTGTAGGGCACCAAGAGCCTCCCACGCTGTGGGGCACAAGGTGACACAGCCAGGCACTGACGCTTTGTCCCGTGGTGgcccctctcctcttcctctgaagGGGGCAGGTTGAGCTGTCCATACCCTTCCTTCTCTGGGGCTGTGGGCTGGGGGACCTGCTGTGGTCTGGGCCAGTTGTTTCCCTCCCTCGGCTAACCCGAGTTTTGACTGTTTTGGGGCCCCCAGGTCCAGCGCAGCTGCGAGCTGTCTTCCTGCACACGGAGCACGAGCGGAGGAAGTCGAAGACGATCACACAAGCCGACATGAAGGTGGAATTACTCCCAGCCCTCACAGACAACTACATGTACCTCCTCATCGATGAGGAAACGAAGGAGGCTGCAATAGTTGATCCTGTGCAGCCCCAGAAGGTAATGCTGTCCGCTGCCCTTGGGAGCGGGGTGCCCACTGCTGCGGCTCTGGGAGATCCTTCCAGGTTGCCACATCCATGAGAGCATTAGTCACACTCTGACTCAGGCGtggaggaaaggcaggaaataCTGGCCATGCATAAGTACGTACAAGGCTTCACGTGCACTCTGCTTCTGGGCTCAGGCAGTTTGTCCCTGACTGCAAGGGTTATTGACCTGATTTTGGTTTTTGCCCTTAGTTTGATGTAgtgcagaaaagaggaaatgggACTGAGGGCTTAGTCATGGCTAGCTGGATCAGAGGCCTTGTGTCCTGATCTATAACTACGATTCAGAGAGGGATGAGGTCTCCGCAGAGTTGCTGGTGTGGCTCTCTCAAACCTTGGAGCAGGTTACGCCAGGTACCAGGTGTGCTGTGAAGTCATTTCTTGTGAGTTGTAATGCTCTTGCTGTGCCCTGTGCCTGCAGGTTTTGGATGCCGTCAAAAAGCACGGCGTGAAGCTGACCACTGTCCTGACCACACATCATCACTGGTAACTATCTGCTGTAGTGGgatccttccttcctctgcataAACACAAACAGTCAAGAATTGTTGCTTTTCTGGATCAAGTTGGTTGTTAGGTTAATgattggacttgatgatcttaaaggtcttttccagcctaaatgattctgtgattctctaaGCAGGAGCTTAGGTGTGAGGAAAAGGATCAGAGCTCAGGAAGTGTTCCCTTGGGCTTGCTATGACCAGCTGCATTGTCTAGACTGCAAGCTCTGTGTGTCAGTGCctttaatctttaaaatgctgACTTCTTCCAGGCAGCCAgtgaaataaatgtgtgtgAAGGTAGCTGTGGAGTGCAGGAGGGAGCACACTCACACTGAGGTGCTAGGACATGCCTGTAAGGCGTGCTACTCACAGTCAGCAGTTGTGGGAGGATTATCTGGGTTGCAGATTAACTCTGCCAGGGACGTAAAGATGAATGTTTTGCTTTAGCAGTTTTGCAGTGCTGAACCTGAGTAACCTTTCCAGTGGGTCATAGTGGAGCCACCTCTGTGGCTGGAGAGCCAGCCCTGATCTGGCAGGACCAGCACCGTGAGCAAATGCTGAGCTGTTGGGACATCTGTGTGCCTGCTCCACGGTGTCTTGTGGGACACTGAATTACATacctcccagttaccccagtCTCTCCCTGTCCTAGTTACTGGAGAGTTGACTGTGAGCCCCTAAGGCTGGTGTTGCTCAACTAGGTATGAACTTGTGGGGGGGTAGTTCCCCCCCCTCACTGCCCTAGTTACTGGAGAAATTATTGCCACTCATGTTGATGTGGCATATCCTTTGATATGAGGACAGTGTTAGATACTGGGAGAATAGCTGCTCAGAAATGATCACCTGGAGGTTACCATTGCAATATGAGTTACAATAAATTTGTCTTCATTCCTgcccaaatgcatttttctgacCTTCCAGGGACCATGCTGGAGGAAATGAGAAGCTTGTAAAGATGGAGACGGGGTTACGCGTGTATGGGGGAGACAGCAGAGTCGGAGCACTGACACAGAAAGTATCTCACCTTACATCACTCAAGGTAAAGGGAGTGAGCTGCAGGACGCGGCTGGGGGCATCTCCTGTCTGTGTCACAGCTTTAGAGCTGGACCGGTGTGGTCCAACTGGAGTTAATATTGTAGTCACAGCTCTTTTACCTTTTAACATCTCTCAGATGTAGTTGATAGTTTAACTACAGCTTTCGCCCTTTTCCAGCCCTATGAACCATAACCCCTCTGTCTTGTTTTGGCCGGTGATACTTTGTTGATGAGAACATTGGCATGGCTCAGACACCTGCATTGCCTGGGGCATGCTGGGTGTCCGTGTGCTCCTTGACAGCTGCCTTAACTGGGGTGGTCGACGTGTGAAAGGACAGGGGTTGTGCTCTGCTTAGAGCCTAGTTAGCACCGAACAAATGCAAGTGGTCCTCTCTGAATGACGGCTGAAATACAGGGTGAACAGAAAGTGGGCCAGCAGTGCTACCTGCCTGCATTGCTTTTCCAGAACTAAAGCAGCAAACCTTGTTGGAACCTAGCTGTCTGTTTACAGATGAGCTGGCAGATGACACAAACTGCTGTGAAGTGTGCAGGCTGGCGTGAATGTCACTGCTAGTCTTACGGTGCACCTTTGGGAGGGGCAGCAGCAAAGAAGGGAGCACAGAAATACATGGGAAGGTGTGCAAATTAGGGCTGTGGGGGAAACATCCCCTTGGCCTCATGAATGTCTTTAATCCTTCCCTTTTTGTGAGTGTCATCTGCTTCTTCCCTTGAGCTTCATTTTTGTTCGGAGCTTTTTACACTTGATTAACTTTGTTTAGGATTTTGTGTTGCTCTGGATCTGTTTGCTCTTGCTGCCAACCAGACGCTGAGTCATTCTGAATGTAAATGGAAGAATCTGGCAGTTCTCTTTGTCACAACACCTGCTAGGAGGACACAGCTCCCTTCCAAGTCCCTGCCATAAAACTCTCTTGCTGGActctcccaggagcagagctgatGTTTACTGGCCAGCTATGTGAGAATTTGCCTGTAGGACTACTAGACCATTGTAATAGTTGCAATTCTTTTCTAACCATACAAATGCTAGCAAACAGTAGCTTAAGCTCTAGTCTTCTGCCTTCTTCTCAGGTGGGATCTCTTAATGTGAAATGCCTCTGTACGCCGTGTCACACTTCTGGACACATCTGTTAT
Above is a genomic segment from Ciconia boyciana chromosome 13, ASM3463844v1, whole genome shotgun sequence containing:
- the HAGH gene encoding hydroxyacylglutathione hydrolase, mitochondrial isoform X2, which encodes MYRLGRFLEQSGSENALLDSSAPEEHLAGPAQLRAVFLHTEHERRKSKTITQADMKVELLPALTDNYMYLLIDEETKEAAIVDPVQPQKVLDAVKKHGVKLTTVLTTHHHWDHAGGNEKLVKMETGLRVYGGDSRVGALTQKVSHLTSLKVGSLNVKCLCTPCHTSGHICYYVTKPNSSEPPAVFTGDTLFVAGCGKFFEGTPEEMYRALIEILGSLDPKTRVYCGHEYTINNLKFARHVEPNNVTIQEKLAWAKAKYDSGEPTIPSTIAEEFTYNPFMRVREKTVQQHAGETDPIRTMGAIRKEKDNFRVPKD